The nucleotide window TACAATCATCGTACTGATTTCAATCGAATTAATGTTAAATGCAGTTAACTTAAATTTAGTTGCATTTAGTAAATATGGAGTAAATCCAAGTATCACAGGACAAATTTTTTCATTATTTACCATTACAGTAGCAGCAGCTGAGGTAGCGGTAGGTTTAGCAATCTTGATTGCTTTAAATCGCAATCGTAAAACAGTGAATATTGATGAAATGGACTTAATGAAAAAATAAAGGACTCAAACATTACTGAGTCAAGAAGGGGATTGTGATTAGATGATGGAAAATGCATGGCTAATACCGCTGTTTCCGCTTCTGTCTTTCGTACTTCTTCTTCTCTTTGGTCGAAAACTAAAGGAAAACGGTGCCTATGTAGGGATGGTTGCTACATTAGGGTCACTCGCTCTTTCGATCATGGTGCTCCTAGAGCGCCTGCAGGGGGAAAATGTCAAGATTGAGGGAACATGGCTTTCAATAGGAAACGCAGATTTAACGTTTGGTTTCGAGGTAAACCAGTTAAATGCTTTAATGTTATTTATCGTTTCACTTGTAAGTTTTCTAGTACATATGTATTCAAAAGGATACATGCATGGCGATGAGCGCTTACCAGTGTTTTATAGTTATTTAGGATTATTTACATTCGCAATGCTTTCACTTGTAATTTCGCCAAACCTTTTACAAGTGTACTTCTTCTGGGAGCTTGTTGGTTTAGGATCATTCCTACTAATTGGTTTTTACTTTTTTAAGGAAGAAGCAAAAGCAGCTGCAAAAAAGGCCTTTATTGTAACTCGTATCGGAGACGTTGGCTTTTTTATCGGGATGATATTATTATTCTGGCAAGTTGGAAGCTTTGAATATGATGAAATTTTCCATGCTGTTGAAGCTGGAGCAGTATCACCAGGAATGATTACATGTTCTGCAATTTTAATATTTATCGGGGCAGTTGGTAAATCAGGTCAGTTCCCATTGCACACATGGTTACCAGATGCGATGGAAGGTCCAACACCTGTTTCAGCATTAATCCACGCCGCAACAATGGTTGCAGCCGGTGTTTATTTAGTTGCATCATTATTCCCACTATTTTCAGCGAGTGAAACAGCAATGACAACTGTAGCTGTTGTTGGGGGAATTACCGCAATTTTTGCGGCATCAATCGGTTTAGTACAGCGTGATATTAAGCGCGTCTTAGCGTATTCAACAGTCAGTCAGCTTGGTTATATGATGCTTGCATTAGGTGCAGCTGGCTATGTAGCTGGTGTGTTCCACTTAATGACACATGCATTCTTTAAAGCATTGCTATTCTTAGCTGCTGGTAGTGTCATCCATGCTGCACACACTCAAGATATTGAGGAAATGGGCGGCTTATGGAAAAAGATGAAAATCACAGCGCCATTGTTCCTAATTGGAACACTTGCGATCAGTGGATTTCCACTTTTATCAGGTTTCTTTAGTAAAGATGAAATTTTAATCGCAGCGTGGGCGGATGGCCGCTATGGTTTATTCTGGCTAGCAGTGATTGCAGCATTCTTTACAGCTTTCTATATGTTCAGGTTATTTTTCCTTGTGTTTACGGGGGAAGCACGAGGATATAAAGAATCATCTGTACATGAATCACCAGGTGTCATGACATTCCCAATGATCGTCTTAGGAGTGTTAGCGGTTGTCTCAGGTTATGTAAATACACCTTGGTTCGGCACGTTCTTAGGGGATTGGTTGGTAGCAGGTTCACATAGTTATGGACATGGTCATATTGAAGGGCCTGCTTGGATTATGTTTGTTGCAACAGGGGTATCATTACTTGGAATTTTACTAGCTTGGCTTATTTATAGTAAAAAGGCGATTTCCCGCGATTGGCTGGCAAAGCCATTTCCTGCCGGATATAAGCTTTTATATAACAAGTATTATCTTGATGAAATTTATAACAGTACAGTCGTGGCTGGCGCACGTGGAATCAGCTACATCTTGAAATTCATCGATAAAGTAATCGTTGAAGGCCTTGTAAGTGCAGTCATTGCGATTACGCAAGGTGTTGGGCGCTTTGGTGCTAAGCTTCAAGATGGACAGATTCAAACATATGGTGCGGTTGCATTTGTCGGTCTTGCAGTATTAGTTGTGATTTTAGCGTTAACAGGGGGGTATTTCGGATGAGTAATAGCTTATTATCATTACTAGTGTTCTCCCCACTGTTAGGGATCATTATTTTGGCATTTATGTCAAAAACAAATGAAAAATCGATTAAATTAATCGGCTTTTTAACAACGTTATTGCCATTAATTCTATCGTTCATGGCATTTGCTGGCTTTGACTTTCAGGAAAAAGCACTGCAATTTGTAGAACAGCGCAAATGGATTGCCTTTAACCTTGGCAGTGAAATTCCATTCGTCGTTGACTATGAACTAGGCATCAACGGACTTTCATTAGTGCTAGTGCTTTTAACAACAGTTGTAGCAGCATTAGCAGGGATTGCATCCATTCATATTAAAAAAGAATGGAAAGGCTACTTCATGCTGTTTTTACTACTTGAGATCGGTATGCTTGGCGTATTTACAGCACAAAACTTAGTTCTATGGTTCATTTTCTTTGAAATCACATTAATTCCAATGTTCTTCTTAATTAGCAAATGGGGTTATGCAGAGCGCGAAAAAGCAGCTTACAGTTATTTAATTTATAACGGTCTTGGCTCGGCCATTCTTTTAATCGTATTTGCATTACTATTTGCTAAAACAGGAACATCTAATATAGAACAATTAAAAATGATTATGGGTGAATCACAGGAAATTTTAACGTTCCTAGGCATTACTGAAAACTTTAAGATGGGTGCATTAATTGCCTTACTGATTGCTTTCGGTGTAAAGCTGCCAATTTTCCCACTTCATAGCTGGATGTTGCGCGTTCACGTGCAAGCACCACCATCCATTGTTATGCTGCACTCAGGGGTGCTATTAAAAATTGGTGCATTCGGTTTAATTCGTTTTGGTTTAGAAATTTTTCCAGCACAGTTTGACCAATTAGCAGTTTTAATTGCAGCACTAGGTGTGATTAACCTTTTATATGGTGCATTTTTAGCGTTTATCCAAAAGGATTTAAAATTAGTGCTAGCTTATTCAAGTATTTCACATATGGGTATTGTGTTAATTGGTTTAGGAGCAATGAATGCAGAAGGAATTCAAGGTGCAGTTTTCCAAGCTGTATCACATGGTTTAATTTCAGCGCTGCTATTCTTCTTAATCAGTGTAATGTACGAACGTACGGGCACAACACATATCGATTCACTTGGCGGATTGGCGAAGGTGATGCCAATTACAGCTGGCATGTTCTTAGCTGGTGCGATGGCATCATTAGGCTTGCCAGGGATGTCAGGATTCGTGAGTGAATTCATGGCTTTCTTAGGATTATTCAGTGTGCAACCAGTGCTTGCAGCGGTTGGTTGTATAGGGATTATCATGACAGCAGCGTATTTATTACGAGCGATCTTAAATGTAACGTTTGGGGAAACAGCGACCCGCTTAACAGGGCTTAAAGATATAAGCTCAGTTGAAGCCGTTCCTGTTATTGTATTATTAGGATTTATCATTTTGATCGGTGTTTACCCTACTGTTCTAACGCAGGCTTTAGCAACAACACTTGAAACAATACTACTAGGGATAGGGGGGTAAGCTGAAATGGATTTAGAAACATTGTTAAGTTATCAATGGGGACTAATGGCTCCAGAGTTTGTGATTCTCGGCACAGCTACCCTTTTATCACTGCTAGATTTGTTTATGGGTGATAAAAAAAGCAGAAAGCCGTTAGCATGGGTAGGTATTACAGGGATTATCATTGCTTTGATTTTCTTAATAACGCAAATCGGCCATGAACCAGCTGATATTTTATTTGGAACCTATCAATTTGATCCATTTGCATTGGCCTTTAAGTTTATCTTCTTAGTGGGTACGGCGTTTGTTCTATTAATAGGATTAAACTACGAACCAAAAGAAGGCATCGGCCAATATCGTGGTGAATTATATTATTTAATTTTAACAGCTCTACTTGGAGCGATGATGATGGCTTCAAGTGCTGATATTATCACGTTATTCATCGGACTTGAAACATTATCAATTTCATCTTATATTCTCGCAGGTATTAATAAGAAGAACCTTCATTCAAATGAAGCGGCGATGAAGTATATTATCAATGGTAGTATCGCAACTGCGATCACGCTATTTGGATTAAGCTATATCTATGGTTTATCAGGATCAACCAATCTATACGAAATCGGTGCAGCCATGGGCAGCATTGCAGATGGTGAACTAGGCTTTTTAGCAGGTCTAGCCTTTATCATTACATTTGTTGGACTATCATTCAAAATTGCAACGGTTCCGTTTCAAATGTGGGCACCGGATGTATATCAAGGTTCACCAACACCTGTTACTGCATTTTTAAGTGTCGTTTCAAAAACAGCAGGGTTTGTTATCATTCTTCGTTTATTACTGACTGCGTTTAATAGCGCACCAGGATTAGCTGAAGATGATTTCAATCTACTATGGTCAATGAAGCCACTGATCGTCGTATTAGCAGCGATCACCATGATTGTCGGTAACACCATTGCACTTCGTCAAACAAATATTAAGCGTATGTTCGCATACTCTAGTATCGCGCATGCAGGTTATCTATTAGTGCCATTTCTTTCATTATCACCGCTATGGTTTGAAGGCATTTGGTTCTACTTAGTGGCTTATTTATTAATGAACTTAGGTGCATTTGCAATTTTACAAGTTGTCACAACGAAAGCGGACAGCGAAGAAATCTCAAGCTTTGCCGGCCTTTACCGTCGTGCACCGCTTGCGGCTGTTGCGATGGCAATCTTCTTACTATCATTAGCAGGTATCCCAGGTACAGCTGGATTCATCGGAAAGCTTAACATTTTCGTTGGAGCGCTAGGACCTGTTACAACAATGGGCCCATACCCAGGACATTTAGTGCTAGTTAGTATTATGATGGCCACAACCGTTATCTCTTACTTCTACTACTTTAGAGTT belongs to Bacillus sp. Marseille-P3661 and includes:
- the nuoK gene encoding NADH-quinone oxidoreductase subunit NuoK; this encodes MTSVPISVYLVLALVLFCIGLYGALTKRSTIIVLISIELMLNAVNLNLVAFSKYGVNPSITGQIFSLFTITVAAAEVAVGLAILIALNRNRKTVNIDEMDLMKK
- the nuoL gene encoding NADH-quinone oxidoreductase subunit L produces the protein MMENAWLIPLFPLLSFVLLLLFGRKLKENGAYVGMVATLGSLALSIMVLLERLQGENVKIEGTWLSIGNADLTFGFEVNQLNALMLFIVSLVSFLVHMYSKGYMHGDERLPVFYSYLGLFTFAMLSLVISPNLLQVYFFWELVGLGSFLLIGFYFFKEEAKAAAKKAFIVTRIGDVGFFIGMILLFWQVGSFEYDEIFHAVEAGAVSPGMITCSAILIFIGAVGKSGQFPLHTWLPDAMEGPTPVSALIHAATMVAAGVYLVASLFPLFSASETAMTTVAVVGGITAIFAASIGLVQRDIKRVLAYSTVSQLGYMMLALGAAGYVAGVFHLMTHAFFKALLFLAAGSVIHAAHTQDIEEMGGLWKKMKITAPLFLIGTLAISGFPLLSGFFSKDEILIAAWADGRYGLFWLAVIAAFFTAFYMFRLFFLVFTGEARGYKESSVHESPGVMTFPMIVLGVLAVVSGYVNTPWFGTFLGDWLVAGSHSYGHGHIEGPAWIMFVATGVSLLGILLAWLIYSKKAISRDWLAKPFPAGYKLLYNKYYLDEIYNSTVVAGARGISYILKFIDKVIVEGLVSAVIAITQGVGRFGAKLQDGQIQTYGAVAFVGLAVLVVILALTGGYFG
- a CDS encoding NADH-quinone oxidoreductase subunit M, encoding MSNSLLSLLVFSPLLGIIILAFMSKTNEKSIKLIGFLTTLLPLILSFMAFAGFDFQEKALQFVEQRKWIAFNLGSEIPFVVDYELGINGLSLVLVLLTTVVAALAGIASIHIKKEWKGYFMLFLLLEIGMLGVFTAQNLVLWFIFFEITLIPMFFLISKWGYAEREKAAYSYLIYNGLGSAILLIVFALLFAKTGTSNIEQLKMIMGESQEILTFLGITENFKMGALIALLIAFGVKLPIFPLHSWMLRVHVQAPPSIVMLHSGVLLKIGAFGLIRFGLEIFPAQFDQLAVLIAALGVINLLYGAFLAFIQKDLKLVLAYSSISHMGIVLIGLGAMNAEGIQGAVFQAVSHGLISALLFFLISVMYERTGTTHIDSLGGLAKVMPITAGMFLAGAMASLGLPGMSGFVSEFMAFLGLFSVQPVLAAVGCIGIIMTAAYLLRAILNVTFGETATRLTGLKDISSVEAVPVIVLLGFIILIGVYPTVLTQALATTLETILLGIGG
- the nuoN gene encoding NADH-quinone oxidoreductase subunit NuoN; the encoded protein is MDLETLLSYQWGLMAPEFVILGTATLLSLLDLFMGDKKSRKPLAWVGITGIIIALIFLITQIGHEPADILFGTYQFDPFALAFKFIFLVGTAFVLLIGLNYEPKEGIGQYRGELYYLILTALLGAMMMASSADIITLFIGLETLSISSYILAGINKKNLHSNEAAMKYIINGSIATAITLFGLSYIYGLSGSTNLYEIGAAMGSIADGELGFLAGLAFIITFVGLSFKIATVPFQMWAPDVYQGSPTPVTAFLSVVSKTAGFVIILRLLLTAFNSAPGLAEDDFNLLWSMKPLIVVLAAITMIVGNTIALRQTNIKRMFAYSSIAHAGYLLVPFLSLSPLWFEGIWFYLVAYLLMNLGAFAILQVVTTKADSEEISSFAGLYRRAPLAAVAMAIFLLSLAGIPGTAGFIGKLNIFVGALGPVTTMGPYPGHLVLVSIMMATTVISYFYYFRVMKTMFVGGAAAVAEESETSAKFQLPLGITIVVALCVIGTIAFGIFPSLAFDFFYTLFGM